From Kingella potus, a single genomic window includes:
- a CDS encoding RluA family pseudouridine synthase translates to MLPTSKVSARLAAVGEHEAGQRLDNYLIKILKGVPKSHIQRIIRAGEVRLNKKRCKSDSRIAAGDIVRIPPVRTAERQRPSEKAAAPAREFDIVYEDDALLVIDKPSGVAVHGGSGISFGVIEQIRRARPEARYLELVHRLDKDTSGLLMIAKKRGALVKLHEAIRSGRPEKSYLALGVGKLPDERFHVKLPLFKYTGAAGEKMVRVSGEGQSAHTVFKVLNRFSDGLPHSVGLSHLTLVEAALKTGRTHQIRVHMQAQGCPIAGDERYGDFQANRRLQKLGLKRMFLHAARLRLEHPLTGAELVLEAPLPQELARFLAALEHGGAARAE, encoded by the coding sequence ATGCTCCCGACAAGCAAAGTTTCCGCCCGCCTTGCCGCCGTTGGCGAACACGAGGCAGGGCAACGCCTTGATAACTATCTGATAAAAATCCTCAAAGGCGTACCCAAGAGCCATATCCAGCGGATTATCCGCGCGGGCGAGGTGCGGCTGAACAAAAAACGCTGCAAGAGCGACAGCCGCATTGCGGCGGGCGATATTGTCCGCATTCCTCCGGTGCGTACCGCAGAGCGGCAGAGGCCGTCTGAAAAAGCTGCCGCGCCCGCGCGGGAGTTTGACATTGTGTACGAAGACGACGCGCTTTTGGTCATCGACAAGCCGTCTGGCGTGGCGGTGCACGGAGGCAGCGGCATCAGTTTCGGCGTGATCGAGCAAATCCGCCGCGCCCGCCCGGAAGCCCGCTATCTCGAGTTGGTACACCGTTTGGACAAGGACACCAGCGGCCTTCTGATGATTGCGAAAAAACGCGGCGCGCTGGTAAAGCTGCACGAGGCCATCCGCAGCGGCCGCCCGGAAAAAAGCTATCTCGCGCTGGGAGTCGGCAAGCTGCCGGACGAACGTTTCCATGTGAAGCTGCCGCTGTTCAAATATACCGGCGCGGCGGGCGAGAAAATGGTGCGGGTGAGTGGGGAAGGGCAGAGCGCGCACACTGTTTTCAAGGTGCTGAACCGTTTTTCAGACGGCCTGCCGCACAGCGTCGGCCTTTCGCATTTGACGCTGGTCGAAGCCGCTTTGAAAACCGGCCGCACCCACCAAATCCGCGTCCACATGCAGGCGCAGGGCTGTCCGATTGCGGGCGACGAACGTTACGGCGATTTCCAGGCCAACCGCCGTTTGCAGAAACTCGGCCTGAAACGGATGTTTCTGCACGCCGCCAGGCTGCGTTTGGAACATCCGCTCACGGGTGCGGAGCTGGTGTTGGAAGCCCCGCTGCCGCAGGAGCTGGCGCGGTTTCTTGCTGCTTTGGAACACGGCGGCGCGGCGCGGGCGGAATGA